TTATGGGTTCTGTAGACAGATAGCCTAGACGCAAAGGGGCTTGTCGCCAGACATCGCATTTTTGGTTGCGATAAAATATATAGGGCACAACAATGTTTGTGCCCTATATATTTTGAATTTTTCTTCAATCAAATTTCAAATCTGAAACTGCTTGGTCAATATTCAAGCTTAAATATTTATCTAATGGCAAATACATCCAATTTAGAGATAGCTGTGGGTTTTGGTTAGTCTGATGAAACCCCAATGCTGTGACTAATTGTTCATCAGTGGGATGGATGACTAGGCTATACATATCGCAAAGATTAGGAAAATCTGCTTGCATTTTAACTAATGTATTTTGGGCATCCTTTAAGAATTCACAGACATTAATTAACTGCTTGTAAGGTAAATCGATTTGCCAGCTACGAACAAAAATCGAAGTACAATTGCGATCGCCTTTCTGCGCAATTTGAAATGGGTCATCGTCCCAAGTTGCACTTAGATGCAGGCTATTACGCGGTGGGAGAAAGAAATTTGCTTCCGATTCTGTTGCTACTGGGTACAAAATATAAAAACCTACAGCATCTTGGGTATCGCTACGACGCAAAACCCGCATCCCGGTAGGATATTGTTCAGCCCAGCCACGTAGGATTCTGACAATTCTGTGGGGTAGGGCTGTCGCTTTTTTGTTCATCCAGTTGTAGTTACGCGCTAAAAAACTCGCAACGAGGATGGCGTCAGTGCGGGGATTAAAGTCATCGGGGAAAAGCTTTATCGCTGCTTTAGCTGGGGTAGAGTCTTGGGAATTGGTTAATACAGACCGAATGCGAATGCAGGTAGTATTGCCATCAAAGTCTTTTTCAATCAGCCCCAAAGCTACGAGCTTATCAATCATCATACCCGCCGAGCGATCGCTCCCGCGATCGTCTTCACCATAAAAGACTTCTTGTGCTTCGCGATGGGTACAAGGAACAAACCCATCGGGTAACTCTAGTTCTGTTAAAGGCTGCTTTAAACGCTGACCTAATTCTTGGCGTTGTTTGACTAGTAAATAAACCCACAACTTCACAAAATATTCTGCCCTGCGGCGCGTTATCCCAACTCGCCCCTGTAATTGGGAAACATATTTACGCTGTTCCTCAACAGGAAACCATTGGTCAATACTTTGTGGATTTATCATATGGCAAAACTCCTGACTTTTCCCAGCTTGTGCGGCATCAGCAGCTTCAACCAAATATTGCGCTGTTAGTTACCTGCACCCATCAACTTGAGAAAAACTTCACCCCGCTTCAGGTTAATTCCGCAAACCTCAACAGTATTACTGTACTTACAGCTTACTCATTGCATAGACAGAAACTGAAAATTCAAAATTCAGCTATATACCCAATCGAAATTGCAGGTATCCCTGTTTGACTTGAAAGCTGAGTTTTGGAGGAAATTGACAATGTTATTTCCAAATGACGAAAAAAATTGCAATTGTGTAGCTACCCCAAAAGATAAATCTAGCAAAAAAACTACCAAAGACGATGAGTTGCAGCCTATACCAAAAGTTGAGTTACTAAAAGCTATTATTGAAAGTTTTGTTGACGGTATATTTATACTAACAACTGAAGGTAAATTAATTTATACTAATGAGTTTGCTCGTTCTATATCTCGCCAGTTAATGTTAGAAGAGACCGCTAATTATCAAATACCAGAGGAGATTTGGCGCGTTTGTCAATCTTTAATTGAGAGTCGCGAGTTATTTCCAGACGAGAAAATAATTATCGAATCTGAAATTTCACCAAAACCTACAGTTAAATTACGGCTAAGGGCTAGATGGTTAGAGCTATGTGCTAGTAAACACAACTTTTTATTAGTTACTGTAGAGGATTGGCATCAGTATAGCCAAAGTATTGCGATCTCAGATGCTAAAAAATACAATTTAACAGAAAGAGAAATAGAAGTATGGCAGCTACGACGCGCTAACATGACTTATAAAGAAATTGCAAAACAACTTTATATTACTATTAATACAGTAAAAAAGCATCTAAAGAATATTCATGCCAAACAGCAGCAAAAAAACAATATAAATGAATATAAATTAGCATAAATAAAGACTCTGAAATCATCTGTCACTCCAGATTCCCGACTTATTTAAGAAGTCGGGAATCTCCAATCTAGACTTCATTAACTCTCTAAAAAATTAGATAATTCAATTTTTGATATTCTCTTACCTTATGCCAACCGATAATTCTCGGCTTGTCACTTATAGCCCAGCCTATACAATCGTCCCCACCTATGAATGCTTTAATCGCTGTACTTACTGTAACTTTCGCACCGACCCAGGTAAAAGTCTCTGGCTAACTCTATCAACCGCAGAAAGTATTTTAAAACAACTTCAAAACCAAAATGTTTGTGAAATTCTCATTCTCAGTGGAGAAGTACATCCTAATTCCTCCAAGCGCGATGAGTGGTTTCAACGGATATATGATTTATGCAACTTAGCATTATCAATGGGATTTCTCCCCCACACTAACGCCGGGCCACTCAGCTTTGCGGAGATGCAAAAGCTGAAGAATGTTAACGTTTCAATGGGGTTGATGTTAGAGCAATTAACGCCAAAATTATTAAATACAGTCCATCGACACGCACCGAGTAAAATACCCCAAGTGCGGTTACAGCAATTAGAATGGGCTGGAGAATTACAGATTCCCTTTACCACAGGACTACTGTTAGGAATTGGGGAAACATTCGATGATTGTTGGGAAACTTTAACAGCCATATCTCAAATTCATCAGCGTTATCATCACATTCAAGAAGTTATCTTACAACCCCACAGCCCAGGACATCAGCAAAGCTTTGATGCACCACCTTTTGACCCCCATCAACTACCAGAAGTAATTGCTAAAGCACGCCAGATTTTACCACCAGATATTACAATTCAAATTCCGCCGAATTTAGTCAAAGATGACCAATGGTTACTCGCTTGTTTAGCAGCAGGCGCGAGAGATTTAGGCGGAATTGGGCCAAAAGACGAAGTGAATCCCGATTATCCCCATATTCAAAAGCAGGAATTGAGAGAAATTTTACAGCCTGCGGGCTGGGAATTAGTACCGCGTTTACCTGTTTATCCCCAGTTTGATAATTGGTTGTCGCGAGAATTGCAAGCAGCAGTGAAGCGTTGGCGAAAAACTTTACACTAATTTTCAGTGTTGTATACCCTGTGGTAGAGGCACAAAAATGTTGTGCCCTAGCTTCGTCAACAAAGATTATAAAATCTCAAATGAGGCTCAGAGGTTCTTTAATGAGGCTATTTTCTCCATTAATGAGGTTCGGAGCTTCTTTAATGAGGCTATTTTCTCCGTTAATGAGGTTCGGAGCTTCATTAATG
The genomic region above belongs to Calothrix sp. NIES-2098 and contains:
- a CDS encoding two-component response regulator, CheY subfamily protein; its protein translation is MLFPNDEKNCNCVATPKDKSSKKTTKDDELQPIPKVELLKAIIESFVDGIFILTTEGKLIYTNEFARSISRQLMLEETANYQIPEEIWRVCQSLIESRELFPDEKIIIESEISPKPTVKLRLRARWLELCASKHNFLLVTVEDWHQYSQSIAISDAKKYNLTEREIEVWQLRRANMTYKEIAKQLYITINTVKKHLKNIHAKQQQKNNINEYKLA
- the cofG gene encoding FO synthase subunit 1, whose translation is MPTDNSRLVTYSPAYTIVPTYECFNRCTYCNFRTDPGKSLWLTLSTAESILKQLQNQNVCEILILSGEVHPNSSKRDEWFQRIYDLCNLALSMGFLPHTNAGPLSFAEMQKLKNVNVSMGLMLEQLTPKLLNTVHRHAPSKIPQVRLQQLEWAGELQIPFTTGLLLGIGETFDDCWETLTAISQIHQRYHHIQEVILQPHSPGHQQSFDAPPFDPHQLPEVIAKARQILPPDITIQIPPNLVKDDQWLLACLAAGARDLGGIGPKDEVNPDYPHIQKQELREILQPAGWELVPRLPVYPQFDNWLSRELQAAVKRWRKTLH